TTTTGATACATGATTTTACATGGCACATACATTTCAGAAATTTACAAGGTGATGGGATGGCCTTATTGATCGATTATTACAGGTTACCTACTACTGCACAGCCAAAACTGAATGGGAGGAATGTGTATGACAACTCGAGAAAAGGGACTAGCCAACCTGCCAGTGCAAGTGGCATAACTTAGAATAAAACTGGATACATGAGATCAACCATCGTCGGATTGTGCTTTATGTGATGACAGTAGGTTTCTCCCTTCCTGTAAAGTCCTTCAACTTCGATATAGATAGCGCTAGATCTAAATcacaacaaataataataataatagtaataataataataataaaacagacTGTAAAATTCAGTTTATAGAAATGGTCTAACCTATCAATGGCTTTAGAGCCGTTTGGGCATCCACATCATGTTTCGATACATCTGGTTCAAACTGCTCAATGTAAACTCTAACAGTGGCACCTGCTGAACCAGTTCCCtgttgatattaaaaaaaaaaaaaaaaaaggcgttCAACTTAAAAGATGTATCCTCAAAATTGtatgttgagagagagagagagaaagagagagaaattggCACATACTgataatctatatataatccTCGATCCATCTGTGAAAATAAACCGAACACCTTGCTTTGACACAACGCTCCCATCAACCTGGGCAACAAAATGAAACGAGTTAAACATCTTGAGCAAGGACAGTAAATTAGgataataatgatatattatgtTGAAACTTACAGGGTCTGTGTACTTAAAATCGTCCGCAAATTGGAGGGTATAACTTCCTGTAACAGGATTGTCAGCATCCAAATATTCTAAGGGAAAGGTCCTCTGAtggcataaaaaaataaaattaaattaagatgcAAACTTACCGTATTTTTCACCAGGCTTGCTCTTGGAGACTAAATCTCTAAGATACTCTATCATCTTGTTGGCACCTTCAGATTCACATTCCTGAAAAAGGAGtccaataaattaaagaatGCACCTCCACGAGACAATATAACTTAATCTGGTGAGgagattgaaaataaaaaactcaaattGGACTAAAGACAGAAACATTGTGCAAGTTTCATTCCGAACATGGTATGACTTACTTCATAGTCATATCTAGAAAAGAAATTCCGTCCATAAGTTGCCCAATGTTCCTTCACAACATCACAGACAGAAACCAATTTCTCACCCAGTTTCTTGTCTTTGTTTCGGTATGCAATAATTGAAATCCAAGCTAAGACAGCCCTGTTATTTGGAGATATTGAAGTCACTTCACAGAGGAACTGATGGTTTAGGTAATAGAGACAGGATAGAAATAGTCATCTTTTATTGCTTGTATACGCTTCATAAACTACAAAAACTTGTGCTAGCCACCAATTGAAAAGTCAGGTTTTTTATTGGCATCACAAAAATTGAAAAGGTACAGTATGGGGAAAACTTTGATGGTATTGTAACTAAAGTTAGATACCTGATTTGTTAGATCTTGATTTGTTATAATCTCCTCGATAAACAAAACTATGGTAATTAAAAGGCCTTAATAAAGGCCACAGTGTTATCATGCATTTCTTGTATACTCGCCTTAATACTTGTATTGCGCCATTTAATGAAATCTTACTActtatagaaataaaaaataaagttcaaGCCCCATTTGATACTCGTTAGATAAACACGCCAAGGCTAAGAGGACCATGATTGGCTCAGTTAAGCTTGTGAACAGAGGTTCAGCGAATTTTGGGCgatatttttcacattttgatTCTAACTTAAAAAGAGTTTTCAGTCAATTGTACAACAACCTGAAAATTGGAACAACGATACATCAGCTTGTCTTAACATTTCTAACAAGGTAAGAGTTTGTGTTATAGTTAATCTTTAAACAAATTAACTGAGACAAAtcaagcatgttttgagctcaGAGCAGAAGCCATCCTGAATTTGAACAGGGATAGTGGCCCAAGGCTAGCTTGAGCTGAGGTTGaagaataaatttttaaacataTCCAAGTTCTAACTGTCAGATACTGGGCTTGGCTCAGCTCATATGCCAGCCCTATTCAGCATACAAGCCCTTGAAAAAGGCTTGTGATTCTAGTTGATACAGCTAGTCAAGCTCTATGGGAGAAAAGGTTCAGCAATTTAAACATGGATATATGTTcaaaaatttaagatttttttcacTTAGAAATCACTTAATAATGGCAAAATGGCATGCCACACCATGTAGGAACAAAATTGAGGCTAGGAAGAAGGGGGAGGTGCGGATGATTTTATGGCTTAACAGTTCCATGGAACAAAAATCATCAGATGCACTAGCAGGACGTGATTTTTTATTCAGCATGTAGGCACTAAATTGAAAAGTGGATGGCCAAATAAAGCATGTGCTAAGGGTGTGAgagaatattattatatagattcAACTAGGTGATGTCCTGAATTAAATCATAGCCTTTTTTCAATAGCAAAAACAGTTTTAAATAGATGGGAAGTCCTGGAAAAGGTAGACAATATGTAGCACAAAAATTACCCCAGACCCAGAGTGTAAATGTACTCAATTACCATATGCCATCCTTCTCACGAATGTGATCGGAACCTGTTCCGAAACTCTCTTCCCCACAAATGGACAACTTCCCAGCGTCCATAAGATTTCCAAAGAACTTCCAACCAGTGGGGACCTGAAACAAAAAGATTAATAGTTGCCAGTGGATAACCATGTCTAGATATAAGCCATTCTCCAAGTAATAATATAGTCCAAGGTGAGCAAAAACCTCAAAGAATGGAAGGTTCAATTTTTCAGCAACGCAATCAAGAGCACCACTCGTTGGCATAGATCTGGCTAGACCCTATACAATTTGAAATGCatgtcatttctttctttttctaaaactaagCTATTAAGAAATCCAGAATATAAAAGATGAAAGACTTTTTTACCTTCGGGCCACTATGGAAATACGGAATCGCTTCTTGTGCATTGGCAGCAATAATTGCAACAGAGTCAGAAGgagtaacaaaaaaattttgaccTAGAATCATATTTCTATCACCATCACCTATTAAAGGCAAAAGTACAACATCGGTCAACACAAAAAGAATACTAATTATAATATCTAAtacatgtgtgcatgtgcaCAAGAAAATGCTGACATTTTAGAATTCTATAGACATTAAACACAAATTTATGCCTCTTATAGTCATCTAAACTACCATCACTTGCAGCTCCAAAATCAGGTCCATTTTCACCATACATAATGTCGACCAACTCCTTTGCATATCTATTTAACAAGAGAAGTCAAAATTAGTAATTCTCAAGGATAATGACAATCAGCTTCAGCCAAACAAGTATCTAACTCTTACGTAAGATTCGGATCAGGATGACCATGCCCAAAATCCTCCAGAGGCACTCCATTCAAAATTGAATCCTACATGACACACCCAACATCTAATGTCAGGAGCTCCAATGATAGCTAAGATTATAATTTCTTTCAGAATATTTCATGTGCACAACATACCAGACTGGCCCCTAGCTTGTCCACAAAGATGGGTTTTGCATAAGCACCAGTAACGGCGTGCATGGCATCAAATATAAACCTATAAAGTCACATCCAATATCTGATAGTTCAAAATCATGAACTCCTAGAAATCCAACAAATGACCACAATGTAAAGGTTTAGTGATTTCctacaaataaataagaaattagAAGCAAATAACACCAGACAGAATGCGGAGATCTACAAAGAAAGAATTGAAGGCCTAAAAAATGTAGATACACCCATTTGTAGACCTAGCTACCCGGCTAAACCATCTGATTACCAATAAGTAATAGTATGGAATATTTTAATgaagaaatataaagaaaacCCAGGGGGTTTGGGTGCCAGCAGGGTAAGGATAGTATATAATTGTGAACTCCATGAGATTGAAGTAAACATCTGTTTGGATGATGAAGTAGAAATTCATTAAGGTATATACTAGAAATGCTAATATTACAAAGAAAGCAAAAGTTTAGCATTCCAAGATTTTACTATGAAGCTAACCGACTCTAAGGGCCTATTTGAGAACAGAATTGTTCTCAGATGTTTTttaactatttcactactattcacaaactatttcactattattaacAGATATTATAAGATATTCTTAGTATCCAAATGAGCTCTAAAAGGCACGATCTTTAAGCAaattttcaaagaaactaaaaaaaaaaaaaaaaaaaaaaaatctctggtTTAGAAGCACTGGAAATCTTTGCattgaaataaaagatagatATGCGTTATCTCCAAGAATGTAGCTCATAAGTTTAGTTCAAAGTATATCAATCAGATACTTTAAAGAGTCGTAAACCACAAGTCAGAAAGTTAAGGACCACTAAGGACTGATTTGGATAGTGGGTTGAAATGAGATGCGttaagatggtttgtgaatagtagtaagatatttaaaatgagatgaaataagttagaaaaagt
This is a stretch of genomic DNA from Carya illinoinensis cultivar Pawnee chromosome 3, C.illinoinensisPawnee_v1, whole genome shotgun sequence. It encodes these proteins:
- the LOC122303178 gene encoding phosphoglucomutase, chloroplastic isoform X2, with translation MALSVRLNLLSSSISRSTASSSSSLPSNAVITFSSTIPSVSFFSSKPSLLASPKLPLRASCFSSIKASLSSSSSTAIAEPEGIKINSIPTKPIEGQKTGTSGLRKKAKVFMQENYLANWIQALFNSLPPEDYKNGLLVLGGDGRYFNREAAQIIIKIAAGNGVGKVLVGKEGILSTPAVSAVIRNRKANGGFIMSASHNPGGPEYDWGIKFNYDSGQPAPESITDKIYGNTLSINEIKVADIPDVDLSRLGVTKYGNFSVEVVDPVSDYLELLESVFDFQLIRSLLSRSNFRFIFDAMHAVTGAYAKPIFVDKLGASLDSILNGVPLEDFGHGHPDPNLTYAKELVDIMYGENGPDFGAASDGDGDRNMILGQNFFVTPSDSVAIIAANAQEAIPYFHSGPKGLARSMPTSGALDCVAEKLNLPFFEVPTGWKFFGNLMDAGKLSICGEESFGTGSDHIREKDGIWAVLAWISIIAYRNKDKKLGEKLVSVCDVVKEHWATYGRNFFSRYDYEECESEGANKMIEYLRDLVSKSKPGEKYGSYTLQFADDFKYTDPVDGSVVSKQGVRFIFTDGSRIIYRLSGTGSAGATVRVYIEQFEPDVSKHDVDAQTALKPLIGGLIG
- the LOC122303178 gene encoding phosphoglucomutase, chloroplastic isoform X1 codes for the protein MALSVRLNLLSSSISRSTASSSSSLPSNAVITFSSTIPSVSFFSSKPSLLASPKLPLRASCFSSIKASLSSSSSTAIAEPEGIKINSIPTKPIEGQKTGTSGLRKKAKVFMQENYLANWIQALFNSLPPEDYKNGLLVLGGDGRYFNREAAQIIIKIAAGNGVGKVLVGKEGILSTPAVSAVIRNRKANGGFIMSASHNPGGPEYDWGIKFNYDSGQPAPESITDKIYGNTLSINEIKVADIPDVDLSRLGVTKYGNFSVEVVDPVSDYLELLESVFDFQLIRSLLSRSNFRFIFDAMHAVTGAYAKPIFVDKLGASLDSILNGVPLEDFGHGHPDPNLTYAKELVDIMYGENGPDFGAASDGDGDRNMILGQNFFVTPSDSVAIIAANAQEAIPYFHSGPKGLARSMPTSGALDCVAEKLNLPFFEVPTGWKFFGNLMDAGKLSICGEESFGTGSDHIREKDGIWAVLAWISIIAYRNKDKKLGEKLVSVCDVVKEHWATYGRNFFSRYDYEECESEGANKMIEYLRDLVSKSKPGEKYGSYTLQFADDFKYTDPVDGSVVSKQGVRFIFTDGSRIIYRLSGTGSAGATVRVYIEQFEPDVSKHDVDAQTALKPLIDLALSISKLKDFTGREKPTVIT